A window from Leifsonia shinshuensis encodes these proteins:
- a CDS encoding ABC transporter substrate-binding protein, translating into MRLRKYLITASAIAAVSAIALTGCSSNGSSGASSASGGSLTVAKPDGAAILATQINNPFISTGSGMSLGYDRMIYEPLAIVNPVGKNETTPWLASKVEWNSDYTQLTVTPRKGVKWSDGKPFTADDIVFTYELIKKTPALDLGGLKLSAAKEDGDKVVLTFDESKFVKQGDVLQVPIVPEHQWKGIADPTKDAVKNAIGTGPYTIKSFSSQGVVLNARDGYWGGKAPVAQLKYLEYNDNTGLLRALQSGETDWAQIFITDYQKNYVDKDPKHNVFWGANVLSPDMIVVNTTKAPFNDVAFRKAVNMVVDRKAHAEKARGNAGPELTNVTGIPQPTGDQYIASEYKDKSFTIDVEGAKKVLSDAGYTWKSGALIDPSGNPVSFTLQDPQGWNDYVTGIQLVATQIKSTLGADAKVATPDADTWFANIGSGDFQAALHWTGSGSNPWHIYDDVMNGSYLQQAADGKVSDNFGRYDNPEATALLKEYAQASDDSARTEALNKLQKIFVDDVPAIAIGTHPQLAQYNTRKFTGWPSEQDQYATADPTQPSAVQVLMKLKPAGK; encoded by the coding sequence ATGAGGCTTAGGAAGTACCTGATCACGGCATCCGCGATCGCGGCCGTCAGCGCCATCGCGCTCACCGGCTGCTCGTCGAACGGCTCCAGCGGCGCAAGCAGCGCGAGCGGCGGTTCGCTGACCGTGGCCAAGCCCGATGGCGCGGCCATCCTGGCGACGCAGATCAACAACCCGTTCATCAGCACCGGCTCGGGCATGTCGCTCGGCTACGACCGGATGATCTACGAGCCCCTCGCGATCGTGAACCCGGTCGGCAAGAACGAGACCACCCCGTGGCTCGCCTCGAAGGTCGAGTGGAACTCCGACTACACGCAGCTCACCGTCACGCCGCGCAAGGGCGTGAAGTGGAGCGACGGCAAGCCGTTCACCGCCGACGACATCGTCTTCACGTACGAGCTCATCAAGAAGACGCCCGCCCTCGACCTCGGCGGCCTCAAGCTGTCGGCCGCCAAGGAGGACGGCGACAAGGTCGTCCTCACGTTCGACGAGTCCAAGTTCGTCAAGCAGGGCGACGTGCTCCAGGTCCCGATCGTCCCCGAGCACCAGTGGAAGGGCATCGCCGACCCGACGAAGGACGCGGTCAAGAACGCCATCGGCACCGGTCCGTACACGATCAAGAGCTTCTCGTCGCAGGGTGTCGTGCTCAACGCCCGCGACGGCTACTGGGGCGGCAAGGCTCCCGTCGCGCAGCTGAAGTACCTCGAGTACAACGACAACACCGGCCTCCTCCGCGCACTGCAGAGCGGCGAGACCGACTGGGCGCAGATCTTCATCACCGACTACCAGAAGAACTACGTCGACAAGGACCCGAAGCACAACGTGTTCTGGGGCGCGAACGTCCTCAGCCCGGACATGATCGTGGTCAACACCACGAAGGCGCCCTTCAACGACGTCGCGTTCCGCAAGGCGGTCAACATGGTCGTCGACCGCAAGGCGCACGCCGAGAAGGCGCGCGGCAACGCCGGCCCGGAGCTCACCAACGTGACGGGCATCCCGCAGCCGACCGGTGACCAGTACATCGCCTCGGAGTACAAGGACAAGAGCTTCACGATCGACGTCGAGGGCGCGAAGAAGGTGCTGTCGGACGCCGGCTACACCTGGAAGAGCGGCGCGCTGATCGACCCGTCGGGCAACCCGGTCTCCTTCACCCTGCAGGACCCGCAGGGCTGGAACGACTACGTCACCGGCATCCAGCTGGTCGCGACCCAGATCAAGAGCACGCTCGGCGCCGACGCGAAGGTCGCGACCCCGGACGCCGACACCTGGTTCGCGAACATCGGCTCGGGCGACTTCCAGGCCGCCCTCCACTGGACGGGTTCCGGCTCCAACCCGTGGCACATCTACGACGACGTCATGAACGGCAGCTACCTGCAGCAGGCGGCCGACGGCAAGGTCTCGGACAACTTCGGTCGCTACGACAACCCGGAGGCCACCGCCCTGCTGAAGGAGTACGCCCAGGCGTCGGACGACAGCGCCCGCACCGAGGCCTTGAACAAGCTGCAGAAGATCTTCGTGGACGACGTCCCGGCGATCGCGATCGGCACCCACCCGCAGCTGGCCCAGTACAACACCCGGAAGTTCACCGGCTGGCCGAGCGAGCAGGACCAGTACGCCACCGCTGACCCGACCCAGCCGTCGGCGGTGCAGGTGCTGATGAAGCTCAAGCCCGCGGGCAAGTAA
- a CDS encoding MFS transporter translates to MNPAARRVQRVYLTLMLGNTLAASFIWGINTLFLLDAGLSNFEAFAANAFFTAGMVIFEIPTGVVADTVGRKASYLLGTITLSVTTGLYWMLWLWHAPFVWWAIVSVLLGLGFTFFSGAVDAWLVDALAFAKYSGSLEAVFGRGLVVTGISMFVGSVLGGIIAQATNLGVPFLLRAGILVVMLVFAAVAMKDLGFTPDHSMGPVAATRNVLKQSIDHGLRKRSVRWMILSAPFASGVGIYAFYALQPYLLELYGDKTAYSIAGLAAAILSLAQVAGGVLASRIRLLFAKRTTTVIGASLTSILVLVALGLTSLFWLAVALLVIWGFVFAVAGPVRQAYLNDMIPSKQRATVLSFDSLFGSLGGVFIQPALGRAADLWGYGTSLVIGGVVELIGIPFLFASRRQNDPADTRKVQTDPADSQPSPRT, encoded by the coding sequence ATGAACCCCGCGGCCCGCAGGGTGCAGCGCGTCTACCTGACCCTGATGCTCGGCAACACGCTCGCCGCGTCGTTCATCTGGGGGATCAACACGCTCTTCCTGCTCGATGCCGGGCTCTCCAACTTCGAGGCATTCGCCGCGAACGCGTTCTTCACCGCCGGGATGGTGATCTTCGAGATCCCGACCGGCGTCGTCGCCGATACGGTCGGGCGGAAGGCGTCGTACCTGCTGGGCACGATCACGCTGTCCGTCACCACCGGGCTGTACTGGATGCTGTGGCTCTGGCACGCGCCGTTCGTCTGGTGGGCGATCGTGTCGGTCCTGCTGGGCCTCGGCTTCACGTTCTTCTCCGGCGCGGTGGATGCATGGCTCGTCGACGCCCTGGCGTTCGCCAAGTACTCCGGGAGCCTGGAGGCCGTGTTCGGGCGCGGGCTCGTGGTGACCGGCATCTCGATGTTCGTCGGGTCGGTTCTCGGCGGCATCATCGCTCAGGCGACCAACCTCGGGGTGCCGTTCCTGCTGAGGGCCGGGATCCTGGTCGTGATGCTGGTGTTCGCCGCCGTCGCGATGAAAGACCTGGGCTTCACGCCCGACCACTCGATGGGTCCCGTCGCGGCGACCCGGAACGTGCTGAAGCAGTCGATCGATCACGGGCTGCGCAAGCGGTCGGTGCGCTGGATGATCCTGTCGGCGCCGTTCGCGTCCGGCGTCGGCATCTACGCCTTCTATGCGCTGCAGCCGTACCTGCTGGAGCTCTACGGCGACAAGACCGCGTACTCGATCGCCGGATTGGCTGCGGCCATCCTGTCCCTGGCGCAGGTCGCGGGCGGTGTGCTCGCTTCACGCATCCGGCTGCTCTTCGCCAAGCGCACGACGACGGTGATCGGGGCATCGCTGACGAGCATCCTGGTCCTCGTGGCACTCGGGCTGACCAGCCTCTTCTGGCTCGCGGTCGCCCTGCTCGTGATCTGGGGGTTCGTGTTCGCGGTGGCTGGGCCGGTCCGTCAGGCCTACCTGAACGACATGATCCCCTCGAAGCAGCGTGCGACCGTTCTGTCGTTCGATTCCCTGTTCGGCAGTCTCGGCGGGGTGTTCATCCAGCCGGCGCTCGGACGCGCTGCCGACCTCTGGGGCTACGGCACGTCGCTCGTCATCGGAGGCGTGGTCGAGCTGATCGGCATCCCGTTCCTGTTCGCCAGCCGGCGCCAGAACGACCCCGCCGACACCCGGAAGGTGCAGACGGACCCCGCCGACTCTCAGCCGTCGCCGCGCACGTAG
- a CDS encoding ABC transporter permease, which produces MTTPSTYHLKAVTPAPAPAKATFWSQLKSSLAMFSNRKSATGLIILGVFVLVAIFAPLIAPYDPNAQHLDETLQPPSFSHLLGTTHIGQDVFSQLVYGTRGVLVVGFLATIMATVVAIVVGVTAGYLRGWKSESLSALSNVFLVIPGLPLMIIVASQFEDPPLVLIAAVLGLTGWAWGARVLRAQTMSLRNRDFIQAARANGEPLHRIILVEMLPNLLAIIASSFVGTMTAAVLGLTTLAFIGVIPVSNLNWGTILFWAQQNNAFPDYWWWYVPAGLCIALLGVSLALINFGIDEYVNPRLRSAGERARAMKRKGMNLNAAVTQVRTPSTTASPAGTPPESTTA; this is translated from the coding sequence ATGACCACCCCGAGCACCTACCATCTGAAGGCCGTCACCCCGGCGCCGGCCCCGGCGAAGGCCACCTTCTGGTCGCAGCTGAAGTCGTCGCTCGCCATGTTCAGCAACCGCAAGTCGGCGACCGGGCTGATCATCCTGGGCGTGTTCGTGCTGGTGGCGATCTTCGCGCCGCTGATCGCCCCGTACGACCCGAACGCCCAGCACCTGGACGAGACGCTCCAGCCGCCGTCGTTCTCGCACCTCCTCGGCACCACCCACATCGGCCAGGACGTCTTCAGCCAGCTCGTCTACGGAACCCGCGGCGTGCTCGTCGTCGGCTTCCTAGCGACGATCATGGCGACCGTCGTCGCGATCGTCGTGGGCGTCACCGCCGGCTACCTCCGCGGCTGGAAGAGCGAGTCGCTCTCGGCGCTCTCGAACGTGTTCCTGGTCATCCCGGGCCTCCCGCTGATGATCATCGTCGCGTCGCAGTTCGAGGACCCGCCGCTCGTGCTCATCGCCGCCGTGCTCGGTCTGACCGGCTGGGCCTGGGGCGCGCGCGTGCTCCGCGCGCAGACGATGTCGCTTCGCAACCGCGACTTCATCCAGGCCGCCCGGGCGAACGGCGAACCGCTGCACCGGATCATCCTGGTCGAGATGCTGCCCAACCTGCTGGCGATCATCGCCTCCAGCTTCGTCGGCACCATGACCGCGGCCGTGCTGGGCCTCACCACCCTCGCCTTCATCGGCGTCATCCCGGTGTCGAACCTCAACTGGGGCACCATCCTGTTCTGGGCGCAGCAGAACAACGCGTTCCCCGACTACTGGTGGTGGTACGTCCCGGCCGGCCTGTGCATCGCCCTGCTCGGCGTCTCGCTGGCGCTGATCAACTTCGGCATCGACGAGTACGTCAACCCCCGCCTCCGCTCGGCGGGCGAGCGCGCCCGTGCGATGAAGCGCAAGGGCATGAACCTCAACGCCGCCGTCACCCAGGTGCGCACACCGTCCACCACGGCCTCCCCGGCCGGAACCCCACCGGAGAGCACCACCGCATGA
- a CDS encoding TetR/AcrR family transcriptional regulator, with product MSSGSTHTRPETERKRTEILRAAIETFGTKGSVNGTLNDVAEQVGITHAGVLHHFGSKQNLLLEMLEFRDRDDVAHLESRRIPDGPALFAHLVATAQRNALRAGIVQVYTVLSAESVTDEHPAKTFFEDRYRVLRGEVADAFRTLCAQEGVTEPDTIAKASASILAVMDGLQLQWLLDPTAIDLGGASEFAIEAIVNGVLRGGPGISSYVRGDG from the coding sequence ATGAGCAGCGGCAGCACTCACACGCGCCCGGAAACGGAGCGCAAGCGCACGGAGATCCTGCGCGCCGCGATCGAGACCTTCGGCACGAAGGGATCGGTGAACGGGACGCTCAACGACGTCGCCGAGCAGGTCGGCATCACCCATGCCGGCGTCCTGCATCACTTCGGCTCCAAGCAGAACCTGCTGCTGGAGATGCTCGAGTTCCGCGACCGCGACGACGTCGCCCACCTCGAGTCCCGCCGCATCCCCGACGGCCCGGCGCTCTTCGCGCACCTCGTCGCCACCGCGCAGCGCAACGCCCTGCGCGCGGGGATCGTGCAGGTCTACACCGTCCTCTCGGCCGAGTCCGTCACCGACGAGCACCCCGCCAAGACCTTCTTCGAAGACCGCTACCGCGTGCTCCGCGGCGAGGTCGCGGACGCCTTCCGCACGCTCTGCGCCCAGGAGGGCGTGACCGAGCCGGACACGATCGCGAAGGCGTCCGCGTCCATCCTCGCCGTCATGGACGGACTCCAGCTCCAGTGGCTGCTCGATCCGACAGCGATCGACCTCGGGGGCGCGAGCGAGTTCGCGATCGAGGCGATCGTGAACGGTGTCCTCCGCGGCGGGCCGGGAATCTCCTCCTACGTGCGCGGCGACGGCTGA
- a CDS encoding LamG-like jellyroll fold domain-containing protein yields the protein MSIPSAERRTEPNRGAESFRTSRRRSRALRFTAGLAGTAILAAGGALTALPAQAAPTAASTLVVHADQPFRPVSHVATGSLYGLANATTPSDSLVQAIKPNTFVMMPIGGHQQGSGDIGKTWQKAANAGAKVVDRLSDYYAGWPYQFSWSNWDQVVTDQIQQVKASGMTNLAAYAPWNEADNTWLASNGTFEDFWTHTYRLIRSLDATTPIQGPSLSDNISDMQNFLNNAVATNTVPDVLAWHELETSSKIAGDVAKVQAMEDALGIQRRPIDIEEYAAPAEVGIPGSLVGYISKFERLGIRDAELAFWNQSGALGDLLTGQGGSPNGAYWLYKWYADMNGDMVTTTPPGNTNFDAAASVTSDKKEVDVITGGTSGTAGITVAGLDKLSLGSQVNVKLEYTPSYGRTTAVAGPTTISSTNYAVGADGSITVPVVMNPAYGYHIVVTPASDNTTDLSGTYTITNVNSGLALDTQASGTTAGTAAVQATPAAGGSSTQTWKFVAAGSGLYKIVNPATGLVLGIQGGASATGTPAVVWGDSGTDDHLWQAVPDGKGNIRLANYGTGLVLAVAGMSKASGAGVVEWTDGSSTSGCTATGARQPGKIGSALSFCNTTAYATLPTGSVSGLSGDYTVSAWVNPASNASWQRLFDIGSSSNASMFLTLNDGTELRYAITTSGAGGEQRLNSSTKTLPLNQWSLVTVTVAGTTGTLYVNGQVVATNSAMTIHPSAFGQSTKNYIGKSQYGGDPALNATVDDFNIYSRALSAAEVATLASGQAGNGDVVHYAFDETGGATLVDSSGSGRNGTVVPGSSSTNNTSATDAATADHFWTLHAVSAPTAPSGVAATATSSAVTVSWTVPADNGGTPITGYRIYRQGTTDPVATVGGDATSASVTGVWPGDTATFAVSAVNAVGESAVSGWSAPVTVPDGSTTKPGQAVLSNDNGWDTGLKDGDYNVVMNLWWGEEGSIYRLYENGTLIATKQLTFGGVGAQSVSIPVQGKTNGTYVYTGQLVNANGTTATTSTTVAVTQANPGTPVLSNDNRSGGGTYTVTANMWWGTNATSYTFYENGVVVGQGALTAATPNAQTATLAVAGKDTGTYVYRVDFTNAAGTTSSKTMTVTVTK from the coding sequence ATGTCCATCCCATCAGCGGAACGGCGCACAGAGCCGAACCGCGGAGCGGAATCCTTCCGCACCTCACGGCGGCGAAGCCGGGCGCTTCGCTTCACCGCCGGTCTCGCCGGAACGGCGATCCTCGCCGCCGGCGGCGCCCTGACCGCGCTCCCCGCTCAGGCGGCCCCGACGGCCGCATCCACCCTCGTCGTGCACGCCGACCAGCCGTTCCGGCCGGTCAGCCACGTCGCGACCGGCTCGCTCTACGGGCTCGCCAACGCCACCACCCCCTCCGACAGCCTGGTGCAGGCGATCAAGCCGAACACCTTCGTGATGATGCCCATCGGCGGGCACCAGCAGGGCTCGGGCGACATCGGCAAGACGTGGCAGAAGGCGGCGAACGCCGGCGCCAAGGTCGTCGACCGCCTCTCCGACTACTACGCGGGATGGCCGTACCAGTTCAGCTGGAGCAACTGGGATCAGGTCGTGACGGACCAGATCCAGCAGGTCAAAGCGTCCGGTATGACCAACCTCGCCGCCTACGCGCCGTGGAACGAGGCCGACAACACGTGGCTCGCCTCCAACGGCACCTTCGAGGACTTCTGGACCCACACGTACCGCCTCATCCGCAGCCTGGATGCGACCACGCCGATCCAGGGACCGAGCCTGTCCGACAACATCAGCGACATGCAGAACTTCCTGAACAACGCCGTCGCGACCAACACCGTTCCCGACGTCCTCGCCTGGCACGAACTGGAGACCTCGTCCAAGATCGCCGGCGATGTCGCCAAGGTGCAGGCCATGGAGGACGCGCTGGGCATCCAGCGCCGCCCGATCGACATCGAGGAGTACGCCGCTCCCGCGGAGGTGGGCATCCCCGGCTCCCTCGTCGGCTACATCTCCAAGTTCGAGCGCCTCGGGATCCGGGACGCGGAGCTCGCCTTCTGGAACCAGTCCGGCGCCCTCGGCGACCTGCTGACCGGTCAGGGCGGCAGCCCGAACGGGGCGTACTGGCTCTACAAGTGGTACGCGGACATGAACGGCGACATGGTGACCACCACTCCGCCGGGCAACACCAACTTCGACGCGGCGGCCAGCGTCACCTCCGACAAGAAGGAGGTGGACGTGATCACCGGCGGGACCTCCGGAACGGCCGGCATCACGGTCGCCGGACTGGACAAGCTCTCGCTGGGCTCGCAGGTGAACGTCAAGCTCGAGTACACGCCGTCCTACGGCCGCACGACAGCGGTGGCGGGACCGACCACGATCTCCAGCACCAACTACGCGGTCGGCGCCGACGGCTCCATCACCGTTCCCGTCGTGATGAACCCGGCCTACGGTTACCACATCGTGGTCACCCCCGCGTCGGACAACACCACGGACCTGTCGGGCACCTACACGATCACCAACGTGAACAGCGGGCTCGCCCTCGACACGCAGGCGTCCGGCACGACCGCGGGAACCGCGGCCGTCCAGGCCACCCCCGCCGCCGGCGGCAGCAGCACCCAGACGTGGAAGTTCGTCGCTGCGGGCTCGGGCCTCTACAAGATCGTCAACCCGGCGACGGGTCTCGTCCTCGGGATCCAAGGCGGCGCGAGTGCGACGGGCACGCCCGCCGTGGTGTGGGGCGACAGCGGCACCGATGACCACCTCTGGCAGGCGGTGCCCGACGGGAAGGGCAACATCCGGCTCGCGAACTACGGCACCGGACTCGTCCTGGCCGTCGCCGGCATGAGCAAGGCATCCGGTGCGGGTGTCGTGGAATGGACGGACGGATCGTCGACCTCCGGCTGCACGGCGACCGGTGCGCGCCAGCCCGGGAAGATCGGCTCGGCCTTGTCGTTCTGCAACACGACGGCGTACGCAACCCTCCCGACCGGATCGGTGAGCGGCCTCAGCGGCGACTACACCGTGTCGGCCTGGGTGAACCCGGCCAGCAACGCCTCGTGGCAGCGCCTGTTCGACATCGGTTCCAGCAGCAACGCCAGCATGTTCCTGACGCTGAACGATGGGACCGAGCTGCGTTACGCCATCACCACGAGCGGCGCCGGGGGCGAGCAGCGCCTCAACAGCAGCACGAAGACCCTGCCCCTGAACCAGTGGTCCCTGGTGACCGTCACGGTGGCAGGGACGACGGGCACGCTGTACGTGAACGGTCAGGTGGTCGCCACCAACTCCGCCATGACCATCCACCCCTCGGCGTTCGGCCAGAGCACGAAGAACTACATCGGCAAATCGCAGTACGGCGGCGACCCCGCCCTGAATGCGACCGTCGACGACTTCAACATCTACAGCCGGGCACTGAGTGCGGCGGAGGTCGCCACGCTGGCCTCCGGGCAGGCGGGCAACGGCGACGTCGTCCACTACGCGTTCGATGAGACCGGCGGCGCGACGCTCGTCGACTCGTCGGGCAGTGGCCGCAACGGGACGGTCGTCCCCGGCAGCTCCTCGACGAACAACACGTCGGCCACGGATGCTGCGACCGCCGACCACTTCTGGACGCTGCACGCCGTCAGCGCGCCCACCGCCCCCAGCGGTGTCGCGGCGACGGCCACATCCTCCGCGGTGACGGTCAGCTGGACGGTGCCGGCGGACAACGGCGGGACTCCGATCACCGGATACCGCATCTATCGGCAGGGCACGACCGACCCGGTCGCGACCGTCGGCGGCGACGCGACATCAGCCTCCGTCACCGGGGTCTGGCCGGGTGACACCGCGACGTTCGCCGTCTCGGCGGTCAACGCGGTCGGTGAGAGCGCCGTCTCCGGCTGGAGCGCACCCGTCACCGTCCCGGACGGGTCGACCACCAAGCCGGGCCAGGCCGTTCTCTCGAACGACAACGGATGGGACACCGGGCTGAAGGACGGCGACTACAACGTCGTCATGAACCTGTGGTGGGGCGAGGAGGGATCGATCTACCGGCTCTACGAGAACGGCACGCTGATCGCCACCAAGCAGCTGACCTTCGGCGGCGTCGGCGCGCAGAGCGTCAGCATCCCGGTCCAGGGCAAGACGAACGGCACCTACGTCTACACCGGCCAGCTCGTCAACGCCAACGGGACGACCGCGACCACCTCGACCACGGTCGCGGTGACGCAGGCGAACCCGGGCACCCCGGTGCTGAGCAACGACAACCGGAGCGGCGGCGGCACCTACACGGTCACTGCGAACATGTGGTGGGGCACCAACGCCACCTCCTACACGTTCTACGAGAACGGAGTGGTGGTCGGACAGGGCGCCCTGACCGCTGCGACGCCGAACGCGCAGACTGCCACCCTGGCGGTCGCGGGGAAGGACACGGGCACGTACGTGTACCGGGTCGACTTCACCAACGCGGCCGGCACGACCAGCAGCAAGACGATGACCGTCACGGTCACGAAGTAG
- a CDS encoding ABC transporter ATP-binding protein translates to MTDSLLSVRDFSVVYDVDPPVAAVTNVSLDIKRGEIVGLAGESGCGKTTLAYGVQRLLKPPAVITSGDVVFHDESGEDIDINALDAEQMRRFRWDKVSMVFQGAMNALNPVATIGSQLEDVFQVHRPGMSRAQRKAEVVELLEIVKVGAQRVRSFPHELSGGMRQRVMIAMALALRPQLMIMDEPTTALDVLVQREILKQISQLRHDFGFSVVFITHDLPLLLEISDRIAIMREGEIVELATAERIWNDPQHEYTQKLLESFPRLTGERGVVVR, encoded by the coding sequence ATGACAGACTCCCTTCTCTCTGTACGCGACTTCTCGGTCGTGTACGACGTCGACCCGCCCGTCGCGGCGGTCACGAACGTCTCCCTCGACATCAAGCGCGGCGAGATCGTCGGGCTGGCCGGCGAGAGCGGCTGCGGCAAGACCACCCTCGCCTACGGCGTCCAGCGCCTGCTCAAGCCGCCGGCCGTGATCACCAGCGGCGACGTCGTCTTCCACGACGAGAGCGGCGAGGACATCGACATCAACGCTCTGGATGCGGAGCAGATGCGCCGCTTCCGCTGGGACAAGGTCTCGATGGTGTTCCAGGGCGCGATGAACGCCCTCAACCCGGTCGCGACCATCGGCTCCCAGCTGGAGGACGTGTTCCAGGTGCACCGCCCCGGCATGAGTCGCGCTCAGCGCAAGGCGGAGGTCGTCGAGCTCCTCGAGATCGTGAAGGTGGGCGCCCAGCGCGTCCGCTCCTTCCCCCACGAGCTCTCCGGCGGGATGCGCCAGCGCGTCATGATCGCCATGGCGCTCGCGCTCCGCCCCCAGCTCATGATCATGGACGAGCCGACGACGGCTCTGGATGTGCTGGTGCAGCGCGAGATCCTCAAGCAGATCTCGCAGCTCCGCCACGACTTCGGTTTCTCCGTCGTCTTCATCACGCACGACCTCCCGCTGCTGCTCGAGATCAGCGACCGCATCGCGATCATGCGCGAGGGCGAGATCGTCGAGCTCGCGACGGCCGAGCGGATCTGGAACGACCCGCAGCACGAGTACACGCAGAAGCTGCTCGAGTCGTTCCCCCGGCTCACAGGGGAGAGAGGAGTGGTGGTCCGATGA
- a CDS encoding ABC transporter permease yields MVGTTATRAERGRARIPWRFIGGRTAFYAFTLWAAITINFFIPRLMKGDAVDSYMARSQGQLTPDAEKALRLLFGLDKSVPLWQQYVDYWNMLLHGNLGVSISTGMAPVGDAIASALPWTLGLVGFATVVSFVIGTAFGAVIGWKRGGRLDVFVPITTFLGTVPYFWLGLILIAVFSTTLGWFPAGHAYELGVEPGWNADFIGQVISHGALPMATIVIVSLGGWVLGMRNMMLTVLDEDYITVAQAKGMPNRRVLWRYAARNAVLPQIQSFALALGFIVSGTIVMEMVFSYPGIGLLLLNATNAKDYALMQGIFLVLVLAVLIANIIADIAYAILDPRTRQTEA; encoded by the coding sequence CTGGTCGGGACGACCGCGACCCGCGCCGAGCGGGGCCGCGCGCGCATCCCGTGGCGCTTCATCGGCGGCCGCACGGCGTTCTACGCGTTCACGCTGTGGGCCGCGATCACGATCAACTTCTTCATCCCCCGCCTGATGAAGGGCGACGCGGTCGACTCCTACATGGCGCGGAGCCAGGGGCAGCTGACGCCGGACGCGGAGAAGGCGCTGCGCCTCCTCTTCGGCCTCGACAAGTCCGTGCCGCTCTGGCAGCAGTACGTCGACTACTGGAACATGCTGCTGCACGGCAACCTCGGCGTCTCCATCTCGACGGGCATGGCGCCGGTGGGCGACGCGATCGCCTCGGCCCTCCCGTGGACCCTGGGCCTCGTCGGCTTCGCCACCGTCGTCTCGTTCGTCATCGGAACGGCCTTCGGCGCCGTCATCGGCTGGAAGCGCGGCGGCCGGCTCGACGTCTTCGTGCCGATCACCACGTTCCTCGGCACGGTCCCGTACTTCTGGCTGGGCCTCATCCTCATCGCCGTCTTCTCAACCACGCTGGGCTGGTTCCCGGCCGGGCACGCCTACGAGCTGGGCGTCGAGCCCGGCTGGAACGCCGACTTCATCGGCCAGGTGATCTCGCACGGCGCACTTCCCATGGCGACCATCGTGATCGTCTCGCTCGGCGGATGGGTGCTCGGGATGCGCAACATGATGCTCACCGTGCTGGACGAGGACTACATCACCGTCGCGCAGGCGAAGGGGATGCCGAACCGCCGCGTGCTCTGGCGCTACGCCGCGCGCAACGCGGTGCTCCCGCAGATCCAGAGCTTCGCCCTGGCGCTGGGCTTCATCGTGAGCGGCACGATCGTGATGGAGATGGTGTTCTCGTACCCCGGCATCGGTCTCCTGCTGCTCAACGCGACCAACGCGAAGGACTACGCGCTCATGCAGGGCATCTTCCTCGTGCTGGTCCTGGCGGTGCTCATCGCGAACATCATCGCGGACATCGCCTACGCCATCCTCGACCCGCGCACCCGTCAGACGGAGGCCTGA
- a CDS encoding ATP-binding cassette domain-containing protein → MTTLEFRNVTKIYNVRGSGQLKALDDVSFTLGPGQTIGLVGQSGSGKSTIAKILTQLETPTRGEVLLDGSPVPRSGKGLRRYRQQLRMVFQDPFASLNPSHSIRHHIERPLLLDHVVPRADVDAEVRRLLRRVRLDADAVIDRRPHELSGGQRQRVAIARALASRPALLVADEPVSMLDVSIRLGVLNLLADLQREEGLGVLYITHDLATARHFSDEIIVLNQGRIVEHGTADDVILRPQDPYTRELRAASPDPENHFGLTAQTAGGAQ, encoded by the coding sequence ATGACCACGCTCGAATTCAGGAACGTCACCAAGATCTACAACGTCCGCGGGTCGGGGCAGCTGAAGGCTCTGGACGACGTCAGCTTCACGCTGGGCCCGGGCCAGACCATCGGGCTGGTCGGCCAGTCGGGCAGCGGCAAGTCGACGATCGCGAAGATCCTCACCCAGCTGGAGACCCCGACCCGCGGCGAGGTGCTGCTCGACGGATCTCCGGTTCCCCGCAGCGGCAAGGGTTTGCGGCGCTACCGTCAGCAGCTCCGGATGGTGTTCCAGGACCCGTTCGCGTCGCTCAACCCGTCGCACTCCATCCGTCACCACATCGAGCGCCCGCTGCTGCTCGACCACGTCGTCCCGCGCGCGGACGTCGACGCGGAAGTGCGGCGGCTGCTGCGCCGGGTCCGGCTGGACGCGGACGCCGTGATCGACCGTCGCCCGCACGAGCTGTCCGGCGGCCAGCGGCAGCGCGTGGCCATCGCCCGCGCCCTGGCGTCGCGGCCGGCGCTGCTCGTCGCGGACGAACCGGTGTCGATGCTCGACGTGTCCATCCGGCTGGGGGTCCTGAACCTCCTGGCCGACCTGCAGCGCGAGGAGGGACTCGGCGTGCTGTACATCACGCACGACCTGGCCACCGCGCGCCACTTCAGCGACGAGATCATCGTGCTCAATCAGGGCCGGATCGTGGAGCACGGGACGGCGGACGACGTCATCCTGCGGCCGCAGGACCCGTACACGCGCGAACTCCGCGCCGCCTCGCCGGACCCCGAGAACCACTTCGGGCTGACCGCCCAGACTGCAGGAGGTGCGCAGTGA